The following proteins are co-located in the Manihot esculenta cultivar AM560-2 chromosome 9, M.esculenta_v8, whole genome shotgun sequence genome:
- the LOC122724604 gene encoding uncharacterized protein LOC122724604, with product MAVQDKEFLQWPRSMRAEADQRNPDKYCQYHRTHGHDTNNCYQLISEIERLIKRGHLRNFVKKPEGQRPQPNPAAQAPKRTGTGPVNDGSSGTINMIVGGTGGRMSRRGKKRGRDGESSSAEVIQVVEHSPVTITFSPEDAQGVQMPHDDALVIEAVIHNYRVKKILMDDGSKVNLLPYRVFQQMGIPEEQLVRDQAPVKGIEGVPVPVEGKVKLALTLGETPRTRTHYAVFLVVKLPLSYNAILGRPALFDFEAVSSIRYLAMKFPIEAGVGVVRGSQEEARAVYLATVSKPNSVGKKLDSKVLEV from the coding sequence ATGGCAGttcaggataaggagttcctacAATGGCCCAGGTCTATGAGGGCAGAAGCAGACCAgcgaaatcctgacaagtattgtcagtatcatCGCACTCATGGCCATGACACCAATAATTGCTACCAGCTGATTAGTGAGATCGAAAGGCTGATCAAGAGGGGACACCTCAGGAACTTTGTGAAGAagccggaggggcagaggcctcagccgAACCCAGCAGCACAAGCACCCAAGAGGACGGGAACAGGGCCGGTGAATGATGGCTCCAGTGGAACCAttaacatgattgttggaggaaccggaggtcggatgagccgaaggggAAAGAAGAGAGGCCGAGATGGGGAAAGCAGCAGCGCCGAAGTCATACAGGTAGTTGAGCACTCTCCAGTAACTATCACcttctctccggaggatgctcagggtgttcagatgcctcatgaCGACGCCCTTGTTATTGAAGCCGTCATCCACAACTACCGGGTTAAGAAGATTTTGATGGATGACGGGAGTAAGGTGAACTTACTGCCGTACCGGGTCTTCCAACAGATGGGCATCCCTGAGGAGCAATTGGTTCGGGACCAAGCCCCAGTCAAAGGGATCGAGGGAGTCCCAGTGCCTGTGGAGGGGAAAGTAAAGCTGGCCCTTACTCTAGGAGAAACGCCAAGAACTCGCActcattatgcggtgttcttaGTAGTCAAACTCCCCCTGAGCTACAACGCAATACTGGGACGACCTGCACTTTTCGACTTTGAGGCCGTAAGCAGCATCAGGTATCTGGCTATGAAATTCCCAATAGAAGCAGGAGTAGGGGTAGTCAGAGGaagccaggaagaggcaagagcagtGTACCTGGCCACGGTATCGAAGCCAAACTCGGTAGGAAAGAAACTTGACTCGAAAGTCCTGGAGGTCTGA